Proteins encoded in a region of the Triticum dicoccoides isolate Atlit2015 ecotype Zavitan chromosome 3A, WEW_v2.0, whole genome shotgun sequence genome:
- the LOC119272100 gene encoding protein STRICTOSIDINE SYNTHASE-LIKE 10-like, which yields MGCSMSRLVKATIAVVLLVMIFTSGAMAATSLDATRIQQLPLADGLLQGPESVAFDAQGHGPYSGVSDGRILRWDGDKIGWTTYAYGPGYDEDMCRASIFRPATSMESQCGRPLGLQFHHKSGDLYVADAYRGLMRVGPRGGEATVLVNAVDDKPLRFTNGVDVDQVTGQVYFTDSSMNYDRTNHELVTRSGDSTGRLMRYDPRTGDVAVLQTRLAYANGVAISTDRTHLIVASTGPCKLLRHWIKGAKAGTSEPFADLPGYPDNVRPDRRGGYWVALHGEKNELPSRPNSHMLAVRIGADGEILEEMRGPKRVKPAEVMERDNGKLYIGSIDLPYVGVVTRK from the coding sequence ATGGGCTGCTCCATGAGCCGGTTGGTCAAGGCGACGATCGCGGTCGTCTTGCTCGTCATGATCTTCACGTCCGGCGCAATGGCGGCCACCAGCTTGGACGCCACCCGGATCCAGCAGCTGCCGTTGGCGGACGGACTTCTCCAGGGGCCAGAGAGCGTCGCCTTCGACGCCCAAGGGCACGGCCCATATAGCGGCGTCTCCGACGGCCGCATCCTCAGGTGGGACGGGGACAAGATAGGCTGGACCACTTACGCGTACGGCCCTGGCTACGACGAAGACATGTGCAGGGCTTCGATATTCCGCCCGGCAACTTCCATGGAGAGTCAGTGTGGCCGGCCGCTCGGTTTGCAGTTTCACCACAAGTCTGGGGATCTATACGTGGCCGACGCCTACAGGGGACTCATGCGGGTTGGTCCTCGTGGCGGGGAAGCCACGGTATTGGTCAATGCAGTTGATGATAAACCTCTCCGCTTCACCAACGGGGTTGACGTCGACCAGGTCACCGGTCAAGTCTACTTCACCGATAGCTCTATGAACTATGACAGGACGAATCATGAGCTGGTCACAAGATCTGGGGACTCAACAGGGCGTCTCATGAGGTACGACCCACGTACCGGTGACGTCGCGGTCCTCCAAACACGCCTGGCATATGCAAACGGCGTCGCTATCAGCACCGACCGTACGCATCTAATAGTCGCATCTACCGGGCCGTGCAAACTGCTGAGGCACTGGATCAAAGGGGCCAAGGCGGGGACATCTGAGCCATTTGCCGATCTCCCTGGCTACCCCGATAACGTGAGGCCTGACAGAAGGGGAGGTTACTGGGTGGCATTACATGGCGAGAAGAATGAATTGCCCTCTCGCCCCAATAGCCATATGCTCGCTGTGAGGATCGGAGCTGACGGCGAGATACTCGAAGAGATGAGGGGGCCCAAGCGTGTGAAGCCTGCAGAGGTCATGGAAAGAGACAATGGGAAGCTTTACATAGGCTCTATTGACTTGCCCTATGTCGGTGTAGTTACACGCAAGTAG